TTGAGTTGTTCATCTTTGAGTGTCCACTCAGCGAGACTTGCTCCGGCTGTAGCCATTTGGGAACAAATAGATCAACATAGAGGTATTGATGACCATAGTTatctcccttctcctcctcccaatgCTTCTGTTAGGCATGGCTCCGTCCTCAATACCTGCTCTGCTCCTGGTGTCTGGATCACCGTCCTAATTCCTATCTCGCATATCTCCTCATGGCCTTAACAATATCCTTGACAATCACGCTTCCTTTGTCCGTTCCTctttggtgctggtgctgtcaTGGCTATCATTGTCGTTGCCGCCATCGTTTTGGGGTGTTAATGACGTTTGGATAATGGGTCGTGTATTCCCGGTTGCTACGGTAGCCGCCCGAGAAGAGGAGCAAAGTTGATGAGAGAATTGGGCCACTAATtgaatatagaaaataaagagtTCACCTCGTCGATTCCTGTATGTTCAAGCTTTCAATGGAAAGTGGAAAATGAGACAGGCGAGACATCATTCAAGATGATGAAATGGAAAGAGATATACTTAAATGTATGAGATTGTCCATGCTTTTTCCGTGACAATAACGCTTTGCTAGTTTGTGCATGGCGGCCACGGATTACGCTTGTGAGGGGCCGTTTGAAATCTTGTGATCGCATCAAACTGAGGCAGCAGGATGAGGCCGACGATTGCAGATCCAATCGACTTGTCTTGAGAAAACGAATATACTCTGGCACATTCTTCGAAACGAATGGGTGATTTGATTTTCAACATAAAACATGCAGACCGTCAGTATCTCGCGCACCAATGGAACTTACACTGAGGTATTTCTCCAATAGTGCATATAGCCAACCGCAACGCCCAAATTATCGCCGCGCCCTAacagcttttttttttctttcccctctccTCGCAGATGACTAGCCCAGGTCCTAACGACTCTCAAAGTGAGAGACTCCATCCAGCTACATCATCCTCACTGTCTCAACCCCCTTCATCGCCAGCCGCCCTCCTCACTTCCCAACCCAAGCCACCAAGCCCTCTCCCACCACGAATCACCAGAAGCAAATCCGTGCCCCCAATTCTACCGTCAAGAACGGCAAATTCAGCCCCCACTACCAGCAAGCCCAAGCCAACTTACTCCGAAATCGCTTGCCTATACCAATACATCTGGGACCGCATCGATGACCTCAAGATCATCACAGGCGACCTCTGCCAGCGACTAATTGCGCTAGAAGACACCGTAGCCGCCTTGGACGAAGGCGACAATGTGGAAATCTTCACGAGGAAAGCGCTCGACATGGCGACCGAAGGGCAGCTCATAGCGATGATTGCGGAGAAATTTAGGGAGATGGGGACGAAGATAGCGGATAGGGGGACGGATGTGGGCTTGGGGGATGGTGATTATGGGAAGGAGGGTGGGGATGGGGTTGATATCAAGAATAGGCACGGGGACGAGAACGAGAATGGGGATGGGAATGGAGGCGGGGAGGAGAACACGGATGGCAACGGGAGCGGTAcacagaaaaaaaaccagGGGAGGGAGAAGCGGAAGGCGAGAGTCAGTAAACCTGACACAGACAGTGATCCCGACTTGTAAACTCTGCAAGCATCGAGTCTCTACAGGCGGGGACAGACGCAAGGAAATGTCAAAACTACTGCAGTAATGTCATTAGGAAAGACAGAGTAGAGTGTTCGTGGGGGAACTGGTGTGGGGCAAGTGTCTGGATCCACGGGGGAACAAGGAGACATGAAACTGAGTATTGTACCTGTAAGCCAACATGAAGACGGCCGTCTCCTTCAAGTTACCGGTTCGAGGCAGGGAACATGTACAGTTGATTATCCTTCGTGGGCGCAGATATCCAGTCTGGCTCCAGCCAGACCCGGCTAGACAGTCTTCTGGACAGGACACTCGTAATTTGTTTGCCTAATCACCCTATAAGATGGACAGCCAAATGTCGACTTCATGTGCCAAATGCACAAAAGAATAAACGCCAACGGTATAGGGATTCATTAGAGATTTCAGAGGTCTTCCAAGGCCATCGCACTATGGGAGCCGCGTCGAATCGGGAAGTGTAACAACGCTTGTTGGAGCACCATGTGACTCCATCAATATTGTACTTCTAGCAAAAGATGATACGGCCCGACCGCGGTATGTAATCGCCATGCAATGCACAGTTTCGGAAATGTACCCGAGTTCGATCCGTAGTCGGCCCATGATACCGCATGGGTGTAAGAACTTCTTCCAGTGGGCGCGCTCAGCTGGTGTAGTTTTGGCCAAAAGCATGAAACCACCATCATAATCATGCAAGATAAATCATGTCGGCAGCGTAATATGATGGTCATGTATTTCGTAACTGGCCGAAGGAAGACTTTGGTCGTGTTGTTTTGTTGGAATTCGGGAGTGTCATGTTCCAGCCTGATTCGACAAGACTTTGTTTACTTCAGTCAGGGGTTCAATGGTCTTGCTTTTCTTGGCCGAACACCTGAAGATCTTGCTGATCTCCCCTGGACTTCATGCTATCAAGGTGCATCAACGCGTTCTAGATCCATCGTAGCTGATAGGGCGGATGCTCCGAACGCTTGTCGTCGGTTCGATGTTGGTCTTGTGATCGTGTGGTTGTCCAGTTAAGGGAAGCGGATGGGCCGAGCACATCCGGCGACCCGATTGCATCCGCGGGTATACCGCAATAGAATCCCGACAAGACCAACAGTTGACCTTGCTGGACCAGGCTGTTCTTGAATCCGTCTCTTGTTGTAACGATGATCATCAATTTATGTTGTCCGGATCGAGATGTGGGAACTGTCCAGGACTCAAGTGATTGTATACCCACATCTGCTCATCATATCCGATATCATTAGCCGAGCACCATGAACGTGTAAGTGATAGGGTATCAACAGTCTCGTAGCCGCATCCTAACAGCCAATGTTGTGTGACGTCAAGTGAGGGTCTGGACGGTGACCAGGAGGACCCTTCTTTTGGACAGCTGCAGCTACTTGACAGCTCGAAATCCGGGGAGTATAAATGCCAATGCCGCGAGCAGGCGGCTTTGCCTATCGATCGTTACCGGGCATGTGGCTATTCCGGGGAAAGGGACCGCCAACATGAGTCGGGAACCGAGCCAAGCTGGCAGCATTCCTCCGGACCGTTCCGGTGGATGGGGCCCGACGATAATGGTGTTGCCGAAGGGCCAGGGTTTCGCCAGGGTTATAGGTGCATTTTGGGCGGCTTTGGGTCAGTTTTAGCCAGGGGCATGAATCGCCGTTCCCACGAACTGTCAAGGATAGCTGCTCATCTACCCCGCGAACCGATGTGAAGGCGATCCCGCCTTGTCCACAATATCAAAGTTAAAGTTGCGGTAAAGCCCGGGCGATGACGGTTGTGGTTCCTTTTGCCTTTTCCCCAGATCCACTGTGGTTCGCGTTCCATCGAGAGTGTTGTCTAGCAGGGCACAAGCTGGGATAATGAGAAGGTGTCGGtttttgttgatgttggataTTGTACGTAGCCAAGCAGCCAACCAGCCGACACTCGGGCTTGGCATGTGTCGGTACACCAGGATGAACTAAGGACTGGGTACGATGTGTGGCTGCTGTTCACTTGGTTGATATTgttttccccccccccccttctagCTGTGGCTTCAGTTGTGGCGCAGTAACAGCAGGGAAGGCATCGTTTCAAGTCTTCTTTCAAAGCCCAACAAGCAAAATATATTGGAGTGGAGCAGATGAGCTGCCGAACGGAAGCTATGGCCATGCAATCCACTTGGGAGCAAGATCATGACGAATTACTATCCAGTCATCAAGAGAGCTTCGATAAGAGACTTTGTTGGTCCAAGAGGACACGAGAAACAAAGTGAATGAATCAACAAATTCGTGAGAGGATAAAAGGCGGCCAACAGATGTCTTGAAACTGACAGCGTGGACAGTCGAAAGAGACGGTGCAGACTGCAGCTCCGCTTGAACTGAGGGTCTCGGCGAGAGGGGGGGCGGATGGGGAAACGACGAAAATGGGAAGactgtcgccgtcgtcggcGGTCTTGAGACAAATGCCTCCAAGCATTCCCGTCGCCCACACCATAATGACCATGTTGGatcccgtcttcttccttacCGACTGTCTTGGTTTCCATTTTCCGCTCCGTACCGTACCGGATGCTCCGTGTCAGGTGAGCAGGTCCTTGTTAGTAGGATACACACGTTGTTGCCATTGCTGTTCTTTGATGTCGatgctggtgatgatggtgttaTAATCAGTCGCCGACGGAGGACGGCATGTAACGCGATGCATGAGCGATTTCGAGCTGTCAAGACTATCGATAGCTTGAAAATAAGCCAAACAGTCCAGACGGAAAGAACCAGCCTGATCCCCGTTGCCGATTTTCTCTCCCAGCAAACAAAGGCCCGATGAGAAAAGTGATCCTCTGGGTGTTTCGGCGCCTGGCCCGTTAGCCTGGTACGAGACTGGCGTCGCGGCCCCGGTGACGGAGTGCTCTGGCTGCTTGTTGGGGAATTGCCGAGGCTCGCAACTGGAGCAGTCAGCAATGTCAGCATCGACATGTTCAAGTTGACTCATTTCAGTTGGTATTACAAAGACTGAACCCGTGAAGCACATAGCGTGACCGAATCACGGATTCTCCGGCAAGGAGCTTGTTTCATTGTTGCCTCTTGTCGGCGGCTTTCAAAGCAAAAAAGGATGGGAATCTCTTCATGCCAAGGGCGCGGCCGAGTACTGCGCTAACACTAGACGCCAAGCCATTGGAGAGTGGCCCCACCTCATCCCACCAtgtcccaccaccacagcccaCCATGGAGCAAAGCGTATGATGCAACCACGATGGGAGGCGGCTGGTGGGATGGAAGGAACGAGCAAAACCACCCACCCATTGACCACCCCACCCTCAAACCAAATTTATGTCGCTCATGCCACCACGGTGACATTTGGCAGGCATTGAGAGCGTTAGCAGGGGGTGATGAGGAGCTCCCCTCCTCTTTTGCCCCTCCTTGCCGACTGGGGATTACCACAGGCTGATAACCAGACTGGACGCGAGCAGGGCAGCTGGAGTCGGCTGGGAAACTAGATAATAGATAGTACAAGAATCTCCTCCTGCCTCCcaacttttttctttctttctcttgcttcatcatcatcctcgcgATACCTTCATCTTTCCAACCAAAACCCTTCTTCCAAACCACATCAGGTATGTTGTGACTGCCCTCGCATTTACAGAAACCGAGCTTCCTTCCTCAACACTTCCAATCATCGTCACTTCCCTTgtcagcggcggcggcagcagcagcagtagcagaagcagaagcagaagcagcagctaCCCCGCACCTTCCTGACCCCGTCCCGACCCCGTCCCATCTCATCCTCAGTCAGTTCCTCCCGCCTCGCTGCCAAGCTGCGCACAGCATCTGGTGTCTGCGTCTGTTTCCCCCCAAGAGGAAGTGGACGAGACTCAGATCGGACTGGCATggatgctggtggtggtggcggcatTGGAAGGGTTCCTCGGAATCGCTCCTCCCCGATCCTACCTGCAGTCGGTCCCTCCGTGTTTTGGGCGCTCCTCGTGTCCAATTGTTCTGCCACGCAAACATGTGAACAGACGAGACCGAACAGGATAAGGAAGGGCAGGCAGACGAGTCCGGCTTTAAAACCCAGACTTTCCTTCATCCTAccactcatcatcatcttacAACCTTCAACAACTTGCTTCACAAGGTCTTGATACTTACTCGTCTTCACTCCAACAGTCAACATGGTCGTCAAGGTCGGCATCAACGGTTTCGGCCGTATCGGTCGCATTGTCTTCCGCAATGCCATTGAGCACGATGACATCCACATCGTCGCTGTCAACGACCCCTTCATTGAGCCCAAGTACGCTGTAAGTTGGCCTCGCTCACATAGATCCCTTGTCTCATATGACAACTCAGACTCTGACCATCATCCCTCTTACAGGCTTACATGCTCCGCTACGACACCACCCACGGCAACTTCAAGGGCACCATCGAGGTTGACGGTGCTGACCTCGTCGTCAACGGCAAGAAGGTCAAGTTCTACACTGAGCGCGACCCCGCTGCCATCCCCTGGTCCGAGACCGGTGCCGACTACATTGTCGAGTCCACTGGtgtcttcaccaccaccgagaAGGCCTCCGCCCACTTGAAGGGTGGTGCCAAGAAGGTCATCATCTCTGCCCCCTCTGCTGATGCCCCCATGTACGTTATGGGTGTCAACAACGAGACCTACGATGGCTCCGCCGACGTCATCTCCAACGCCTCTTGCACCACCAACTGCTTGGCTCCCCTCGCCAAGGTCATCCACGACAACTTCACCATCGTCGAGGGTCTCATGACCACCGTCCACTCCTACACCGCCACCCAGAAGACCGTCGATGGTCCTTCCGCCAAGGACTGGCGCGGTGGCCGCACTGCTGCTCAGAACATCATTCCCAGCAGCACTGGTGCCGCCAAGGCCGTCGGCAAGGTCATCCCCGACCTCAACGGCAAGCTCACTGGTATGGCCATGCGTGTCCCCACCGCCAACGTCTCCGTTGTCGATCTTACTGCCCGCATCGAGAAGGGTGCTACCTACGATGAGATCAAGGAGGTCATCAAGAAGGCCTCTGAGGGTCCCCTCGCTGGCATCCTTGCCTACACCGAGGATGAGGTTGTCTCTTCCGACATGAACGGCAAccccgcctcctccatcttcgatGCCAAGGCTGGTATCTCCCTCAACAAGAACTTCGTCAAGCTTGTCTCCTGGTACGACAACGAGTGGGGCTACTCTCGCCGTGTCCTCGACCTCATCTCCTACATCTCCAAGGTCGATGCCAAGAAGGCTTAAATCGGTTGCGTACCCGCACGGTTATGAAGTAATGGTCTTTTCCTAGatatgaagaaaaaaaaagggcaaTGATTCCGTGGGATTGAACTCGAGCATGTTGGATCTCGGGCAGTCCTGcttaaagtaaaataatatccgAACTCAAATAGATACCAAGTTCACTTCCAGTTCTGTTCCTAGTTGCGCATTGTGATACGAGTTGTTTTCTGTCTCAATAATGCTGTGTATGGATGGTTATCATTCCAGTTGACCGCGACATGGTGCTACCCGTGGGCGTGTGACGGGTACAGGTCGCAACTGAGTGCCTCGGGCCTCCTGCGACGGTTTAGCACCAGTGAAGTGCTCGAAACATTGAAACAAAAGCCAGCCTTCGGTGAGGGTAAGTATCAACACCGTATGGTGAAAAGTAGATCAATACTTTGCTAACCAGATGTCTTTCTTGATGTGACCTACTACACCTTCAATTGATTGACCAAACTCTAGCTTGACCGTAATTTCCAGTGGCCTGAGAGCACGGTGTTCCTGAACAACTGATGATTGGCAATCTCCATCAGTGGTATGACGATGACAACATGAGGCGAAGTTgaagggtaggtagtatTCACTGTCACCGTTACTGTCGTATCGACTGTGAGTGTGGTCTGACAACGCCTTGTCGGGCTATCCGATCAACGAACGGTCTATCCGCTTGCCGCCCGCTGCCGTCCGCTACTGTTACATGGGTGGGTGAGTGGACTGAGAGAACGTCAAGCTGTCAAGGGTCTTTCCATCAGTCGTCAGTCTATACCTGTCAGGATTACATGTACCTACTTACATAGACGGTCAAGGTAATTAAGGTAATTCAATCTCTGATCTGATTGTCCGCCACGTATGTATCTCAATCAGGAActggagggggaggtgtcATGTCGGTAGGAAACAAGAGAGACGGGcaggactggactggaccggACTGAATGGGGAATAGTAGCAAGAGGCATGAAGCAAGCAGACGGACTCCATTCTATGGCTGGAGACCTTGACTTGATGgggaccttgatggcccTGGCTCTGgcccctttcttcttttgacGGACGGCGTTACACTTCCATAATAACAAAGTGGAAACAAACACTGCTGATGATGACGTTGTTTCACCTTGGACCACTTTGGACCACCTTGATAGCCGGGGAAGTACCGGGTAATGTCCATAGTTAGGTTAGTATTGGATTTTCGCGAAGCAGCGAAAAGGGCGAGAAGTAAGTTACATATGTGTAGAAATGGAAGGAGAACAAGCGAAGAAAGcgggagggaaaaaaaaaaaaaaaaaaaaagaaagaagaagaagacaaaagagagagagaggcaaaagaagagagagagagacagaaAGAGTGAGAATTAAGGGCGATATGGGAGGGTTTATAAAAAGCGTGAGAGAGGGAATATCGTTAAAGTTGGAGGCAGGTATGCAACTCAGCTGGCAACGAACTGGGTTGAAGGTATTTGTGTGAACATGATAAAAGACCATCACCGACACCATCACAATCAACGACCGTAACTTTTATTGCCGTCCACGTAGTATACTCTAATGATAGGATGGATAGATTGTATGTATGAATGCCAATGAcagcaggaggaagaaagaaagttgCCCAGTGAGTTGATTATCTAGTTGtttgttggttggtggtaTTGATGACAAGTCAATTTTGTATGTATGATGCTCTGTAAATTCAACTGGACGTTGTTAGGAAATAACGATAAAGGAAGCACAAAGAAATACGAACAGGACAGCAAAATGTTTTCTTACTCTGAATAAGTACACtcaatatttttacttttgctGTTCTCATTTCTGCCTCGTTTTGATCACTAGAGATAAGGTAACACACGGCACGCACATCCAACCATACGCGTCACTAAGAACAGAACAAGGTCATCGTCAGTATTTTATTGATTTTCTCGCTGCGTAATCTATATGCATTGTTGAAACCCGATCCATGCATTTGCCGTACTACTTACTGTAGTCTAGCACCACCAAACCAAAGCAAACAAACCGTCTATTCGTATGCTCCCCTACCATACCATACCATATCATACCAAAATCAACAGAACACGTCCGGTAACCCTTCCATTATCATCAACGGATGTGCCACTCGTTCGTTCTCAACTAAAAAGCAGCACCACCCAACCCCTCCCCCGCCAGATTCTTCAAGCTCCGCTCACTCAAATCACTCTTCAGCTCAAACGCCTtgctctccctctccatcttgcTCCACATCCTcaagctcctcctcagcttctccttcttggcatTCAACTCCTCCCGAATAcgctcctcgtcctccatcAGCTTGCGGTGGTGCGGGTCCAGATCCTTGGTGACGCCCGTCAACATGGTCGAGCCAATCGACGGGTCCAACTTGCCGACGCCGGGAATGATGGGGGGCATGTTGGCCATGAGGGATTGCGCAAGGGTGAGGGACTGCTGCTGATGGCCGCGCGGACCGTGGTGGCCATGCGAGTGGGCGTGAGCCGCGGGGCCGGTGGGTGGGTTGAACGGCTTTGCGGAGCTGCtgagggagggagaaggggaggaggtggaggtaaCAACTCCTGAGCCTGCGGAGGCGGAGACGGATGATGCAGCATTGGCGGCCGCGGATGCGCGAGGGCCCGTGGggatgttgttggcgttgctgGGGCCGGTGGGCGGGCCGCCGGAGGAGGGCGAAACCGATGCAGCGGGGCCATTGGCGTTGTTGCCGGTGACGGAATTGTGACGGGAGATGCCTGGCCAGCTGTTTCCTCCACGTCCTCCGCGGGGCGCGAAGCCGCCTCCTCGGGAAGGAGGCACGTAGCCACGTGGTCCCGAAGGTGGTACGGGCGGACTGGACGTGTCGGGTCGGGACGGACCGCTGGGAGtctgaggaggatgacgagttGCGGGGCTTGCTGATGGCGCTGCAGGCGGTGCCAGGTTCCTGGCTGCCGCAGGACCGGTGGGTGGTGCCCTCAAAGCTGCCGGGCCTCTAGGGGGCGACTTgacgggagtgggagtgggagctgGCTCTGGTGCCGGTGGCCGTTGCTCTTGCTTGGGCGTCTCACGCACAGGAATTGGAGTGGGCGCCGCCGGTTGTGGAGGGGATCGAGGTGCGGGTGTAGGTGCCTCTGTTTGTGCCTGCGCTTGTGTTTGTGCTTGTGCctgtgtctgtgtctgtgtctgCGTCTGTGCCTGTACCgacgccggtgccggtgccgctACCGGTGCCGGTGATTGAGGTCTTGATCGGTCATCTCTTCTCTGGCGAGAGCCCGGACGCGGCGAAGACTTGCCTGACGCAGAGCGAGACGTAATGGCAGATGAATTGACGGAGTCTCTGGGCGGCAGAGGTGACGCCGGACGTCGATAGGCCGGGGCTGGATAACGATCGTCCTGATCACGAACACGGCGTTCGGGAGATCGGAACCGAGGACGGTAAGATCCCCCTCGTGGTCCGACAGGTGGTGTCCTTCTCAGTGGTGAGCGATTCCGGCGAATTCCTCTGTCTCTGTCAAACGGTGACCTAGATCTTCTCCGTATTTCAAAGTCCCGCCGAGGGGGGGATCGAGCTCTCTCAGGTCGCTCATCGCGACGGGGAGAGGCAAATCTGGGCGGAGGGCTTCTCCTGGGAGGAGGACTCCgtcttggtggtgaagggCTGCGAGGAGGGGGGCTGCGAGGGCGGCTTCTGCTGCGATCTTGTCTTCTCCAAGTGTTCTCGGCTTCCCTGGACCTATCTCGCGGGCGTCTGTACCGGTCACCCATGCCGCCTGGGCGATCTCCCATGCGATCTCCCAGACGGTCTGGCAAACGGTCTCCCATACGATCGCCGAGACGATCTCCCATGCGGTCACGAATGCGGTCACCTAAACGATCTCCAAGACGATCTCCAATCCGATCACCAACGCGATCAGCCAGGCGGTCGCCCACACGATCTCCCATACGATCAACCAGACGGTCCCCCAAACGATCTCCTCCACGTTCTCCTATACGATCAACCAACCGATCACCACTACGCGAACGGCGGCGTGGGGATCTACTTGGGACATAACTGTCGCTGGCGCCGGGCGGAGTACGGCCTCGGTCTCTCAAGGGACTGCGAATGGCCCGAGGCGACCGATCTCTGTTATAGGGACGGTAGGATTCGCCCGCTCCATACCTCCGAACTTCCCCATCTTCATATCTGTAAGAGTCATCTGTTAAAACGTACCCCTGACTATAGGTTAAGCTCCAAAATACAGCCATGGCGTGGGTCCGCTAGGCCAGCACGAGCTTGAAAACAAGAGAAAAGGACGACAAAAGAATCAAACCACCGACAGCATGGATCCACAAAAGCAGGAGACAATGACGCTTCAAGACTGTCAAGCAGACCCGACTTCTTAGAGTCCGGAGGTAGACTGCTCTGACAGGTTTGATTGATAACAAATGGAAAATCTTGGAAGTGAAAACCCCAAAGAACCTTGAACCGGGAAATATGGGGGTTCGAAAAAAACTAGCGACGAGGGCCGCGACGGCGACGCCTCGGCTCGTACATCTGGAGTCCAGTAGTGGGAGGAAGTTGTCCTTCCAGCAGAGTATAGCGTCCATGGCGC
The Neurospora crassa OR74A linkage group II, whole genome shotgun sequence DNA segment above includes these coding regions:
- the gpd-1 gene encoding glyceraldehyde 3-phosphate-dehydrogenase — protein: MVVKVGINGFGRIGRIVFRNAIEHDDIHIVAVNDPFIEPKYAAYMLRYDTTHGNFKGTIEVDGADLVVNGKKVKFYTERDPAAIPWSETGADYIVESTGVFTTTEKASAHLKGGAKKVIISAPSADAPMYVMGVNNETYDGSADVISNASCTTNCLAPLAKVIHDNFTIVEGLMTTVHSYTATQKTVDGPSAKDWRGGRTAAQNIIPSSTGAAKAVGKVIPDLNGKLTGMAMRVPTANVSVVDLTARIEKGATYDEIKEVIKKASEGPLAGILAYTEDEVVSSDMNGNPASSIFDAKAGISLNKNFVKLVSWYDNEWGYSRRVLDLISYISKVDAKKA